One window from the genome of Actinoplanes teichomyceticus ATCC 31121 encodes:
- a CDS encoding DUF3159 domain-containing protein: MAQPESLSELLNGRRAAVDASWPAAGYLAGWLLLHSIWAGAAGAVLCALGVVAWRLRRGDKPRAVLLGLLGVCVAALIALRTGRAEDFFLLQLLSNGASVLAWAISIVIRWPLLGLVVGAVLGQRTRWRRDPQLLRAYSRASWVWVLQYVLRVAVFLPLYAAGQAGALAAARIALSWPLVAACLAVSWWVVQRTLPAGHPGLRHPVEQPV; encoded by the coding sequence ATGGCGCAGCCGGAATCGCTGTCGGAATTGCTCAACGGCCGGCGCGCGGCCGTCGACGCGTCCTGGCCGGCGGCCGGCTACCTGGCCGGCTGGCTGCTCCTGCACTCCATCTGGGCCGGCGCGGCCGGCGCGGTGCTCTGCGCGCTCGGCGTGGTCGCCTGGCGGCTGCGGCGCGGCGACAAGCCCCGCGCGGTGCTGCTCGGCCTGCTCGGCGTGTGCGTGGCCGCGCTGATCGCGCTGCGCACCGGCCGGGCGGAGGACTTCTTCCTGCTCCAGCTGCTCAGCAACGGCGCCAGCGTACTCGCCTGGGCGATCAGCATCGTGATCCGCTGGCCGCTGCTCGGCCTGGTGGTCGGCGCGGTCCTCGGCCAGCGGACCCGCTGGCGCCGCGACCCGCAACTGCTGCGGGCGTACTCGCGGGCCAGCTGGGTGTGGGTCCTGCAGTACGTCCTGCGGGTGGCGGTCTTCCTCCCGCTCTACGCCGCCGGCCAGGCCGGCGCGCTGGCCGCCGCGCGGATCGCGCTGAGCTGGCCGCTGGTCGCCGCCTGCCTCGCGGTCAGCTGGTGGGTCGTCCAGCGCACGCTGCCGGCCGGGCACCCGGGCCTGCGTCACCCGGTCGAGCAGCCGGTCTGA